A window of the Cannabis sativa cultivar Pink pepper isolate KNU-18-1 chromosome X, ASM2916894v1, whole genome shotgun sequence genome harbors these coding sequences:
- the LOC133032194 gene encoding uncharacterized protein LOC133032194, which translates to MVLSQRNCEAQEKTIFEGSIGSKTQTSEHAAQDQTEAQLDDVFKEAEYAPEAKDLEEEGIADPSKWWGSVNNFCSQINQEDSEGGYEEEDELRSLPSDDEDVHRSKKSNMEFDPRTKPEEIKFEEGMLFPTNEHLRKALKEYFVTSDREFKYVSNDSLRIRAKCKGNRCTWLLYARRMRDDGTTFRINKMKGKHNCGIVFENSLVDADWIAKHYLEKFRQNPNMNFKSYRQMTSDSKYSKVSFWTFYRAKNKARHIINGTVKDQYAILHDYCTQILKLNPGLDGCFLKGYCKGMLLAAIGIDANNSMFPLAYAIVEKENTDSWTWFVGLVKEDINVVDTRSSLSYLIDRKASRKLWVQLLKKEFPGLLLKQALWACARSTTSEEFKRKMNDLKEISEPAYNWLMKKAPTEWSKSHFRTSVKCDMLLNNLCESFNSAILDSRDKMIITLLESIRFWLMERMCKQRDSVSKWNFSVGKRIFDIIEKNKKVAQQCICTKSIGGSFQVTYITGQVLSVDLETRTCTCRSFDLTGIPCGHGIACIWFSNLDEYQFVDPCYKKEAFKAIYAKGIAPMPSPDEWENKGKSPILPPPEIILPGRPKKSRNRERDEPPAGAIKLKKTPQTNQCSNCKQRGHIKTSCKNQKVNQDPPTEKKRKGRPPKKNPDPETVKRNKRRMKQKARDASSSQQLPNAQ; encoded by the exons ATGGTCCTATCGCAGAGAA attgtGAGGCCCAAGAAAAGACTATTTTTGAAGGTTCAATTGGATCTAAAACTCAAACAAGTGAGCATGCTGCTCAAGACCAAACCGAAGCCCAGCTAGATGATGTATTTAAGGAAGCAGAATATGCTCCTGAGGCTAAAGACTTAGAGGAAGAGGGCATTGCAGATCCAAGTAAATGGTGGGGTTCTGTCAATAATTTTTGCAGCCAAATTAACCAAGAAGACTCTGAGGGGGGCTATGAAGAGGAAGATGAATTAAGAAGCTTGCctagtgatgatgaagatgtgCATCGGtcaaaaaagtctaacatggagtTTGATCCAAGGACTAAGCCTGAGGAGATCAAGTTTGAAGAGGGTATGTTGTTCCCTACTAATGAGCATTTAAGAAAAGCTTTGAAAGAGTATTTTGTTACTAGTGATAGAGAATTCAAGTATGTATCCAACGATAGTTTAAGGATTCGAGCTAAATGCAAGGGCAATCGGTGTACATGGCTTCTTTATGCTAGAAGAATGAGAGATGATGGCACAACATTCAGGATCAATAAAATGAAAGGCAAGCATAATTGTGGGATTGTATTCGAGAACAGCTTAGTAGATGCAGACTGGATTGCAAAACATTACTTGGAGAAGTTCAGACAAAACCCAAACATGAACTTCAAGTCTTACAGACAGATGACATCTGATAGTAAGTACTCTAAAGTTTCCTTTTGGACTTTTTATCGGGCTAAAAATAAAGCTAGACACATTATTAATGGTACAGTGAAAGACCAATACGCAATTCTTCACGACTATTGTACACAAATATTAAAACTCAATCCAG GATTAGATGGATGCTTCTTGAAAGGTTATTGCAAAGGTATGTTACTTGCTGCAATTGGGATAGATGCAAATAATAGTATGTTTCCTCTTGCATATGCTATTGTTGAGAAAGAAAATACTGACAGTTGGACATGGTTTGTCGGGCTGGTTAAAGAGGACATAAATGTAGTAGACACAAGAAGTTCACTTTCATATCTGATAGACAGAAAGGCCTCGAGAAAGCTTTGGGTACAACTTTTGAAG AAGGAGTTTCCTGGATTATTGTTGAAACAAGCACTATGGGCATGTGCTAGATCGACTACCTCTGAAGAgttcaaaagaaaaatgaatGACTTGAAGGAGATTTCTGAACCAGCATATAATTGGTTGATGAAAAAGGCACCCACAGAATGGTCAAAATCACACTTTAGGACTTCAGTGAAGTGTGATATGCTCCTTAACAATCTGTGTGAGAGCTTCAATTCAGCAATCTTAGATAGCAGAGACAAAATGATAATCACTCTTTTAGAGTCAATACGTTTCTGGTTGATGGAAAGGATGTGCAAGCAAAGAGATAGTGTCTCTAAATGGAATTTTTCTGTTGGAAAGAGGATCTTTGATATCATTGAGAAGAACAAAAAGGTAGCACAACAATGCATTTGCACAAAGTCAATTGGTGGATCATTTCAAGTTACTTACATAACAGGCCAAGTATTATCTGTTGATTTGGAGACAAGAACATGTACAtgtagatcatttgatctaacaGGTATACCATGTGGTCATGGCATAGCTTGTATATGGTTTTCTAATCTTGATGAATACCAATTTGTGGATCCTTGCTACAAGAAGGAAGCCTTCAAAGCTATCTATGCAAAGGGTATTGCACCAATGCCTAGTCCTGATGAATGGGAGAACAAAGGGAAAAGTCCAATCCTTCCTCCACCTGAAATTATATTGCCTGGGAGGCCAAAAAAATCAAGGAATAGAGAAAGGGATGAACCTCCAGCAGGTGCAATTAAATTGAAGAAAACGCCACAAACCAACCAGTGTTCAAACTGCAAACAACGAGGGCATATTAAAACTAGTTGTAAGAACCAAAAAGTCAATCAG GATCCTCCTACTGAGAAGAAAAGGAAGGGTCGTCCCCCCAAGAAGAATCCAGACCCTGAAACTGTGAAGAGGAACAAGCGGAGAATGAAGCAAAAGGCAAGAGATGCTAGTTCATCCCAACAACTACCTAATGCCCAGTAG